In a genomic window of Taeniopygia guttata chromosome 13, bTaeGut7.mat, whole genome shotgun sequence:
- the TLX3 gene encoding T-cell leukemia homeobox protein 3 has protein sequence MDPPRMDPPGPAQGQHQHEPISFGIDQILNSPEQDSAPPPPPRGPDGATFLGGPGGRGGAPYPALPAPFPAIAAPFEDSGSYSVNLSLAPAGVIRVPAHRPIPGAVPPPISSAIPAMPAVPSLGSLNFPWMESSRRFVKDRFTAAAALTPFTVTRRIGHPYQNRTPPKRKKPRTSFSRVQICELEKRFHRQKYLASAERAALAKSLKMTDAQVKTWFQNRRTKWRRQTAEEREAERQQASRLMLQLQHDAFQKSLNESIQPDPLCLHNSSLFALQNLQPWEEESAKIPPVTSLV, from the exons ATGGACCCGCCGAGGATGGACCCGCCGGGGCCGGCGCAGGGCCAGCACCAGCACGAGCCCATCAGCTTCGGCATCGACCAGATCCTCAACAGCCCCGAGCAGGACAGCgctcccccgccgcccccccggGGCCCCGACGGCGCGACCTTCCTgggcggccccggcggccgcggcggtGCGCCCTACCCGGCCCTGCCGGCCCCGTTCCCGGCCATCGCCGCGCCCTTCGAGGACTCGGGATCGTACAGTGTGAACCTCAGCCTGGCCCCGGCGGGCGTGATCCGGGTGCCGGCGCACAGGCCCATCCCCGGGGCCGTGCCGCCGCCCATCTCCAGCGCCATCCCGGCCATGCCTGCCGTGCCCAGTCTGGGCAGCCTCAACTTCCCCtggatggagagcagcaggcGCTTCGTCAAGGACAGGTTCACAG cggcggcggcacTGACGCCCTTCACGGTGACACGGCGGATCGGGCATCCCTACCAGAACCGGACTCCGCCGAAGCGCAAGAAGCCGCGGACATCCTTCTCCCGGGTGCAGATCTGCGAGCTGGAGAAGCGATTCCATCGGCAGAAGTACCTGGCCTCGGCCGAGCGCGCTGCCCTCGCCAAGTCCCTCAAGATGACGGACGCCCAGGTGAAGACCTGGTTCCAGAACCGGCGCACCAAGTGGCG GCGGCAGACGGCGGAGGAGCGGGAGGCCGAGCGGCAGCAGGCGAGCCGgctgatgctgcagctgcagcacgaCGCCTTCCAGAAGTCGCTGAACGAGTCGATCCAGCCCGACCCGCTGTGCCTGCACAACTCGTCGCTGTTCGCACTGCAGAACCTGCAGCCTTGGGAGGAGGAGAGCGCCAAGATCCCCCCGGTCACCTCCCTCGTCTGA